TAGATGAGGTTATAAAAAACCACCTGATAAAATGGGAGTGGAATAGAATACTTCCTGTGGACAGGAATATATTAAGAATAGGAACTTATGAACTCCTGTATAGGAAAGATATACCAACTGGAGCTATAATAGATCAAGCAGTTAGACTGGCAAAGAGATTTGGTGGTTATGAAGATTCCTTTAGGTTTATAAATGGAATTCTTGGTAGAATTGCT
The Caldisericia bacterium DNA segment above includes these coding regions:
- the nusB gene encoding transcription antitermination factor NusB, with translation MKHREIGREKALQLLYQRELSKSEIDKVINYFEFGEIPDDAVLYAIDLFEEIERNKEEIDEVIKNHLIKWEWNRILPVDRNILRIGTYELLYRKDIPTGAIIDQAVRLAKRFGGYEDSFRFINGILGRIADEVRSEEKNRS